The following are encoded together in the Rhizobium tumorigenes genome:
- a CDS encoding YggT family protein, whose product MSVNREMETYMSGILLALFQVIDIVLQLYVYILIASAIFSWLYAFNVINSSNQFVNSVGRFLFNVTEPVLNPLRRILPNLGGIDISPIVVLLIIFFIQAVLHNTVYPALLQLTM is encoded by the coding sequence ATGTCTGTCAATCGCGAAATGGAGACGTACATGTCCGGAATACTTCTGGCGCTCTTTCAAGTCATTGATATCGTCTTGCAGCTTTACGTCTACATCCTGATAGCCAGCGCCATCTTCTCGTGGCTCTACGCCTTCAACGTGATCAATTCGAGCAACCAGTTCGTGAACTCGGTCGGCCGCTTCCTCTTCAATGTCACCGAGCCGGTCCTCAATCCCCTCCGGCGCATCCTGCCGAACCTCGGCGGCATCGACATTTCTCCGATCGTCGTGCTGTTGATCATCTTCTTCATCCAGGCGGTACTGCATAACACCGTCTACCCGGCCCTCCTTCAACTGACGATGTGA
- a CDS encoding DUF167 domain-containing protein: MSSAWRKLADNVRLSVRLTPNGGRDEIGGIETGADGEVYLKVRVSDVPEKGKANKALVALLAKRLCLPKSSISIISGDTARKKILRIDGDPEEISNALDAVLEA; encoded by the coding sequence GTGAGCAGCGCCTGGCGCAAGCTTGCAGACAATGTCCGATTATCCGTCCGGCTGACACCGAATGGCGGCCGCGATGAGATCGGAGGCATCGAAACCGGCGCCGATGGCGAGGTCTATCTCAAGGTGCGCGTCAGCGATGTGCCCGAAAAGGGAAAGGCCAACAAGGCGCTGGTCGCCTTGTTGGCGAAAAGGCTCTGCCTGCCGAAATCCTCCATCAGCATCATATCCGGCGACACAGCGCGCAAAAAAATCCTCCGGATCGATGGCGACCCGGAGGAAATAAGCAATGCTCTCGATGCTGTCTTAGAAGCCTGA
- the ppa gene encoding inorganic diphosphatase produces MRIDAISIGKNPPEDVNVIVEVPVGGDPIKYEMDKEAGTLVVDRFLYTPMTYPGNYGFVPHTLSEDGDPIDVLIASTRPLIPGCVINVRPIGVLMMEDNSGKDEKIIAVPSPKLTLRYEKVKEYTDLPDITIKQIEHFFQHYKDLEPGKWVKIYGWKGAKEAGEMILEAIARHNAAEKKA; encoded by the coding sequence ATGCGCATCGACGCAATTTCCATTGGTAAAAATCCACCTGAAGACGTCAACGTCATCGTCGAAGTGCCGGTCGGCGGCGATCCGATCAAGTACGAAATGGACAAGGAAGCCGGCACGCTGGTGGTCGATCGTTTCCTCTACACGCCGATGACCTATCCGGGAAATTACGGCTTCGTGCCGCACACGCTGTCTGAAGACGGCGACCCGATCGACGTACTGATCGCCAGCACCCGGCCGCTCATCCCCGGCTGTGTCATCAATGTTCGCCCGATCGGCGTACTGATGATGGAAGACAATTCCGGCAAGGATGAGAAGATCATCGCCGTTCCGTCGCCGAAGCTGACGCTGCGCTACGAGAAGGTCAAGGAATACACTGACCTGCCTGATATCACCATCAAGCAGATCGAGCATTTCTTCCAGCATTACAAAGACCTGGAGCCCGGCAAGTGGGTGAAGATCTACGGCTGGAAGGGTGCCAAGGAAGCTGGCGAGATGATCCTCGAAGCTATCGCCCGTCACAACGCGGCCGAGAAGAAGGCCTGA
- a CDS encoding GNAT family N-acetyltransferase, whose protein sequence is MKTLSIDVRRAEPHDARAISETHRLSWQYAYTGIIPHRALSQMIERRGEAWWRRATRGPATLLVLDVAGTVAGYATLGLNRARALPQEGEIYELYLRPEYQGIGLGRLLFGEARRLLKSLGCKGMVVWCLEDNENAERFYRSHGGLDFCEGLETFGDEQVKKIGFVWP, encoded by the coding sequence ATGAAAACGTTATCGATTGATGTCCGGCGGGCTGAACCGCATGATGCCCGAGCCATTTCGGAGACGCATCGGCTGTCCTGGCAGTATGCCTACACCGGCATCATTCCACACCGCGCACTGTCGCAGATGATCGAGCGGCGCGGCGAAGCGTGGTGGCGCCGGGCGACACGCGGACCGGCGACCCTGCTCGTTCTCGACGTTGCCGGCACTGTTGCAGGCTATGCGACACTTGGCCTCAACCGGGCGCGCGCGCTGCCGCAGGAAGGCGAGATCTACGAGCTTTATCTCCGTCCGGAATATCAGGGGATCGGCCTCGGCCGTCTGCTGTTTGGCGAAGCACGGCGCCTTCTGAAGTCGCTCGGCTGCAAGGGCATGGTCGTTTGGTGCCTCGAAGACAACGAGAATGCCGAACGTTTCTATCGCAGTCACGGTGGGCTCGACTTCTGCGAGGGGCTCGAGACCTTCGGCGATGAGCAGGTAAAGAAGATCGGCTTCGTCTGGCCGTGA
- the typA gene encoding translational GTPase TypA: protein MSMRNIAIIAHVDHGKTTLVDELLKQSGSFRDNQRTVERMMDSNELEKERGITILAKATSVVWRDVRINIVDTPGHADFGGEVERILSMVDGAIVLVDAAEGPMPQTKFVVGKALKVGLRPIVAINKIDRPDARHEEVVNEVFDLFAALDATDEQLDFPILYGSGRAGWMNTAPEGPMDQGLGPLLDLVLKHVPEPTVGEGAFRMIGTLLEANPFLGRIITGRIHSGSIKSNQPVKVMGVDGKTIETGRISKILAFRGIERQPIDEAFAGDIIAIAGLSKGTVADTFCDPSVTEPLHAQPIDPPTVTMSFIVNDSPLAGTEGDKVTSRVIRDRLMKEAEGNVALKVEESEAKDSFYVSGRGELQLAVLIETMRREGFELAVSRPRVVMHDDENGNKLEPIEEVVIDVDEEHSGIVVQKMSERKAEMVELRPSGGNRLRLVFYAPTRGLIGYQSELLTDTRGTAVMNRLFHSYQAYKGDIGGRSSGVLLSNQSGEAVAYAMFNLEDRGPMMIEPGEKVYAGMIIGIHTRDNDLEVNVLKGKQLTNIRSAGKDEAVRLTPPIRMTLDRALSWIQDDELMEVTPKSIRLRKTYLDPNDRKRFGKKSA, encoded by the coding sequence ATGTCTATGCGAAATATCGCGATCATCGCGCACGTTGACCACGGCAAGACGACGCTTGTCGACGAACTCCTGAAGCAGTCCGGTTCGTTCCGCGACAACCAGCGCACCGTTGAGCGCATGATGGATTCGAACGAACTTGAAAAGGAACGTGGCATCACGATCCTGGCCAAGGCGACCTCGGTCGTCTGGAGAGACGTTCGCATCAACATCGTCGATACCCCTGGCCACGCCGACTTCGGCGGCGAAGTCGAGCGTATCCTTTCGATGGTGGACGGCGCTATCGTTCTGGTCGATGCTGCCGAAGGTCCTATGCCGCAGACCAAGTTCGTGGTCGGCAAGGCGCTTAAGGTCGGCCTTCGCCCGATCGTCGCGATCAACAAGATCGACCGTCCGGACGCGCGTCACGAAGAAGTCGTCAACGAAGTTTTCGACCTTTTTGCTGCGCTCGACGCCACTGACGAACAGCTCGACTTCCCGATCCTCTACGGTTCCGGCCGTGCCGGCTGGATGAACACTGCACCTGAAGGTCCTATGGACCAGGGCCTCGGCCCGTTGCTCGACCTCGTGCTCAAGCATGTTCCGGAGCCGACCGTTGGCGAAGGCGCGTTTCGCATGATCGGGACGCTGCTCGAAGCCAACCCCTTCCTCGGCCGCATCATCACCGGTCGTATCCATTCCGGCTCGATCAAGTCGAACCAGCCGGTCAAGGTCATGGGCGTTGACGGAAAGACGATCGAAACCGGTCGTATCTCGAAGATCCTCGCTTTCCGCGGCATCGAGCGCCAGCCAATCGACGAAGCATTTGCAGGCGACATCATTGCAATCGCCGGTCTCTCGAAGGGCACGGTTGCGGATACATTCTGCGATCCGTCGGTCACCGAGCCGCTGCACGCACAGCCGATCGATCCGCCGACCGTTACCATGTCCTTCATCGTCAACGACAGCCCGCTTGCAGGCACCGAAGGCGACAAGGTTACCTCGCGCGTCATTCGCGACCGCCTCATGAAAGAAGCCGAAGGCAACGTCGCGCTGAAGGTTGAAGAGTCGGAAGCCAAGGATTCGTTCTACGTGTCCGGCCGCGGCGAATTGCAGCTCGCCGTTCTGATCGAAACCATGCGCCGCGAAGGCTTCGAGCTGGCTGTGTCGCGTCCCCGCGTCGTCATGCACGATGACGAGAACGGCAACAAGCTGGAGCCGATCGAAGAAGTCGTCATCGACGTCGACGAAGAGCATTCCGGTATCGTTGTGCAGAAGATGTCCGAACGCAAGGCCGAGATGGTCGAACTCCGTCCGTCGGGCGGCAATCGTCTGCGTCTGGTATTCTACGCGCCAACACGCGGCCTGATCGGCTACCAGTCGGAACTGCTGACGGATACTCGCGGCACCGCCGTGATGAACCGTCTCTTCCACAGCTACCAGGCTTACAAGGGCGACATCGGCGGCCGTAGCAGCGGCGTGCTTCTGTCGAACCAGTCCGGCGAAGCCGTAGCCTATGCCATGTTCAACCTGGAAGATCGCGGCCCGATGATGATCGAGCCTGGTGAAAAGGTTTACGCCGGCATGATCATCGGCATTCACACACGTGACAACGACCTCGAAGTCAACGTGTTGAAGGGCAAGCAGCTGACCAACATCCGGTCGGCCGGCAAGGACGAGGCAGTTCGCCTGACGCCGCCGATCCGCATGACCCTCGACCGAGCGCTTTCCTGGATCCAGGACGACGAACTGATGGAAGTCACGCCGAAGTCCATCCGCCTGCGCAAGACCTATCTGGACCCGAACGATCGCAAGCGTTTCGGCAAGAAGAGCGCGTAA
- a CDS encoding M3 family metallopeptidase has product MSSQLSVNPALVEWTGHEGLPHFDRVHDADFGPAFDAAMELHNVEIDQIANNPEPPTFANTIVALEIVGDELSRVSSLFWSKAGAHTNDVIQGLEREIAPKMSRHYSKIGMNAALFARIDALWEMRDTLGLTLEESRVLERHWKGFVRSGAKLAKPEQERLAAINETLAGLGASFGQNVLADEKGWALVLSDAADLAGLPGFVTEAMAAAATERGDAGKYAVTLSRSIIEPFLTFSERRDLREQAFEAWVARGRNGGETDNRDIIRQTLALRFEKARLLGYGNYAELKLDNTMAKTPEAVNHLLTTVWAKAVARAREEETDIAALIKAGGGNHDVMPWDWRFYSEKIRTERFDFSEAELKPYLQLDKIIAACFDVAGRLFGLHAVEIHDAPAYHPDVRVFEIRDRSNKLVAMFLGDYFARPSKRSGAWMSAFQSQHKLPLKNGAVGERPIIYNVCNFAKPAEGKPALLSMGDAYTLFHEFGHALHGMLSDVTYPSVAGTGVSRDFVELPSQLYEHWLTVPDILKTYAVHYQTGEPMPQALLDKVLAARTFNSGFNTVEFTSSALVDMAFHTRGPVEDPMAEQAKILATLGMPQSMVMRHASPHFQHVFAGDGYSAGYYSYMWSEVLDADAFAAFTETGDAFNPEMAEKLKAHIYSVGGSIDPEDAYRAFRGKLPSPDAMLAQKGLAA; this is encoded by the coding sequence ATGTCATCGCAACTCTCCGTCAATCCCGCCCTCGTCGAATGGACAGGGCATGAGGGACTGCCGCACTTCGACCGCGTCCATGACGCCGATTTCGGGCCGGCCTTCGATGCGGCGATGGAACTGCACAACGTCGAGATCGACCAGATTGCCAACAATCCGGAGCCACCGACTTTCGCCAACACCATCGTCGCCCTGGAGATCGTCGGCGACGAGTTGTCGCGCGTCTCGTCGCTGTTCTGGAGCAAGGCCGGTGCCCATACCAACGACGTGATCCAGGGTCTGGAGCGCGAGATCGCGCCCAAGATGTCGCGCCACTATTCGAAGATCGGCATGAACGCCGCGCTGTTTGCCCGGATCGATGCACTCTGGGAAATGCGAGATACGCTCGGCCTGACGCTCGAGGAAAGCCGCGTGCTGGAGCGTCATTGGAAAGGTTTCGTGCGCTCTGGCGCAAAGCTCGCAAAACCGGAGCAGGAGCGGCTGGCTGCAATCAACGAGACGCTGGCAGGCCTCGGCGCCAGCTTCGGCCAGAACGTGCTGGCCGACGAGAAAGGCTGGGCGCTGGTGCTGTCCGACGCGGCCGATCTTGCCGGCCTGCCGGGTTTTGTCACCGAGGCCATGGCGGCAGCTGCAACGGAGCGTGGCGATGCAGGCAAGTACGCGGTGACGCTGTCGCGTTCGATCATAGAGCCGTTCCTGACTTTTTCCGAGCGTCGCGACCTGCGCGAGCAGGCGTTCGAGGCCTGGGTGGCGCGCGGCCGCAACGGCGGGGAGACGGACAATCGCGATATCATCCGCCAGACGTTGGCGCTGCGTTTCGAAAAGGCGAGGTTGCTCGGCTATGGCAATTATGCCGAACTGAAGCTCGACAACACCATGGCGAAGACGCCCGAGGCGGTGAACCATCTGCTGACCACGGTCTGGGCCAAGGCAGTCGCCAGGGCGCGGGAAGAAGAGACGGATATTGCGGCCTTGATCAAGGCGGGCGGTGGCAACCACGATGTCATGCCCTGGGACTGGCGCTTCTATTCGGAAAAGATCCGCACGGAGCGGTTTGATTTTTCCGAGGCCGAACTGAAGCCATACCTGCAGCTCGACAAGATCATCGCTGCCTGCTTCGACGTTGCCGGCCGCCTCTTCGGCCTTCATGCCGTCGAGATCCACGATGCACCGGCCTATCATCCCGATGTCCGCGTCTTTGAAATCCGCGACCGCTCAAACAAGCTTGTGGCAATGTTCCTCGGCGACTATTTTGCTCGGCCGTCGAAGCGGTCCGGCGCCTGGATGAGCGCCTTCCAGTCCCAGCACAAGCTGCCGTTGAAGAACGGCGCGGTGGGCGAGCGGCCGATCATCTACAACGTCTGCAATTTCGCCAAGCCGGCCGAAGGCAAGCCGGCGCTGCTGTCGATGGGAGATGCCTACACGCTGTTCCACGAGTTCGGCCATGCGCTGCACGGCATGCTGTCCGATGTCACCTACCCGTCGGTGGCCGGTACGGGCGTATCGCGCGATTTCGTCGAATTGCCGTCACAACTCTACGAGCACTGGCTGACGGTGCCCGATATCCTGAAGACCTATGCCGTCCACTACCAGACCGGCGAGCCGATGCCGCAGGCGCTGCTCGACAAGGTCCTGGCCGCCCGGACCTTCAACTCCGGATTCAACACCGTCGAGTTTACCTCGTCGGCTCTCGTCGACATGGCATTCCACACGCGCGGGCCGGTCGAGGATCCGATGGCGGAACAGGCAAAGATACTGGCCACGCTCGGCATGCCGCAATCGATGGTAATGCGCCACGCCAGCCCGCATTTCCAGCACGTCTTTGCGGGTGACGGATATTCGGCCGGCTACTATTCCTACATGTGGTCCGAGGTGCTCGACGCCGACGCCTTCGCAGCCTTCACGGAAACCGGCGATGCGTTCAACCCCGAGATGGCCGAGAAGCTGAAGGCTCACATCTATTCGGTCGGCGGCTCCATCGACCCGGAAGATGCCTACCGGGCGTTTCGGGGAAAACTGCCGAGCCCGGATGCCATGCTGGCGCAAAAAGGCTTGGCCGCATAA
- a CDS encoding LysE family translocator, whose protein sequence is MTSSLIAGTFLAALFYVLIPGPAFLALLGIGAGQGRRAGALFMCGHLFGDLMWSALALTAIIGARTIGSLVFDLLGLFCGLYLAWIGWHAVTAKPRVDGAAMIAVERPFRRGLIFGVTNPKGYPVALATFTALVAGSASALQFSELPLLLGVAFAGFVAADIILIGIIGAGAVRRLYRSHERVIVRCSGVLFMGFAAQALWHSAPGLLGWRRA, encoded by the coding sequence ATGACCTCCTCCCTGATTGCCGGCACTTTCCTTGCCGCACTGTTTTACGTGCTCATTCCCGGTCCGGCTTTTCTGGCGCTGCTGGGAATAGGCGCTGGCCAGGGGCGAAGGGCGGGGGCACTTTTCATGTGCGGCCATCTGTTCGGCGATCTGATGTGGTCTGCCCTGGCCTTGACCGCAATCATCGGTGCGCGGACCATCGGAAGCCTCGTGTTCGATCTTCTTGGCCTGTTCTGTGGCCTCTATCTCGCCTGGATCGGCTGGCACGCGGTGACTGCCAAGCCTCGGGTCGACGGAGCGGCGATGATCGCAGTCGAACGCCCCTTTCGACGCGGCCTTATCTTCGGCGTCACCAATCCGAAGGGTTATCCGGTGGCGCTCGCGACCTTCACGGCGCTTGTCGCCGGTTCGGCCAGTGCCTTGCAGTTCAGCGAGCTTCCGTTGCTGCTGGGCGTTGCCTTTGCCGGGTTCGTGGCCGCCGATATCATTCTCATCGGTATCATCGGTGCCGGGGCCGTGCGTCGGCTCTATCGGTCCCACGAACGCGTCATCGTGCGCTGCTCCGGGGTTTTGTTCATGGGCTTTGCTGCGCAGGCGCTCTGGCATTCCGCGCCGGGGCTGCTTGGGTGGCGCAGGGCCTGA
- a CDS encoding MarR family winged helix-turn-helix transcriptional regulator has translation MSITIDTDTLAFLVADCARLMRMAFEKRISSAGLGITAGEARTLVQIAAVNGSRQLDIAIRMGLEPMTVSAFLDRLQARGLIERQPDPLDRRAKRILLSDAAEDMIRAISIEIAAVQQEATMGLDEQALCDVSKALKSFRLNLQKVEQPAIENAPITDS, from the coding sequence ATGAGCATCACAATAGATACGGATACGCTCGCATTTCTCGTAGCCGATTGTGCACGGCTGATGCGAATGGCTTTCGAGAAACGGATCTCGTCGGCTGGCCTTGGAATCACGGCCGGCGAGGCAAGAACCCTTGTTCAGATTGCTGCGGTCAACGGCAGCCGACAGCTCGACATCGCCATACGCATGGGGCTGGAGCCGATGACGGTCAGCGCTTTCCTCGACCGCCTGCAGGCCCGCGGGCTGATCGAACGTCAGCCCGACCCCCTGGACCGCCGTGCAAAGCGGATACTCCTGTCGGATGCTGCCGAAGACATGATCCGCGCCATCAGCATCGAAATCGCGGCCGTACAGCAGGAAGCAACGATGGGGCTGGACGAGCAGGCTTTGTGCGATGTGAGCAAGGCCCTCAAAAGCTTCCGGCTCAACCTGCAGAAAGTCGAACAACCCGCAATCGAAAACGCCCCGATCACGGACAGCTGA
- a CDS encoding argininosuccinate synthase, with protein MVSHKDVKKVVLAYSGGLDTSIILKWLQTELGAEVVTFTADLGQGEELEPARKKAEMMGIKEIYIEDVREEFVRDFVFPMFRANAVYEGVYLLGTSIARPLISKHLIEIARKTGADAIAHGATGKGNDQVRFELAAYALNPDIKIIAPWRDWNFKSRTDLLAFAEAHQIPVAKDKKGEAPFSVDANLLHSSSEGKVLEDPSQEAPEYVHMRTISPESAPDKATIIKVGFERGDAVSVNGIRMSPATLLATLNDYGRDNGIGRLDLVENRYVGMKSRGVYETPGGTILLTAHRTMESITLDRGAAHLKDELMPRYAELIYFGFWYSPEREMLQAAIDKSQEHVEGEVTLKLYKGNVMVIGRESPKSLYSDKLVTFEDDQGAYDQKDAAGFIKLNALRLRTLGKRNLSN; from the coding sequence ATGGTATCGCACAAAGACGTGAAAAAAGTCGTTCTCGCTTATTCCGGCGGTCTCGACACCTCGATCATCCTGAAATGGCTGCAGACGGAACTCGGCGCCGAAGTCGTCACCTTCACGGCCGATCTCGGCCAGGGCGAAGAGCTGGAGCCGGCCCGCAAGAAGGCCGAGATGATGGGCATCAAGGAAATCTATATCGAGGATGTCCGCGAAGAGTTCGTCCGCGATTTCGTCTTCCCGATGTTCCGCGCCAATGCCGTCTATGAAGGCGTCTACCTGCTCGGCACGTCGATTGCCCGGCCGCTGATCTCCAAGCACCTGATCGAGATCGCCCGCAAGACCGGCGCCGATGCCATCGCCCATGGCGCCACCGGCAAGGGCAACGACCAGGTTCGTTTCGAACTCGCGGCCTACGCGCTGAACCCCGATATCAAGATCATCGCCCCCTGGCGCGACTGGAACTTCAAGTCGCGGACAGACCTGCTGGCCTTTGCCGAAGCGCACCAGATCCCGGTTGCCAAGGACAAGAAGGGCGAAGCGCCGTTCTCGGTCGATGCCAACCTGCTGCACTCGTCCTCCGAGGGCAAGGTTCTGGAAGACCCGTCGCAGGAAGCGCCGGAATATGTGCATATGCGCACCATTTCTCCGGAATCCGCACCCGACAAGGCGACCATCATCAAGGTTGGCTTCGAGCGCGGCGATGCGGTGTCCGTCAACGGCATCAGGATGAGCCCGGCGACCTTGCTGGCCACCCTCAACGATTACGGCCGCGACAACGGTATCGGCCGTCTAGATCTGGTCGAGAACCGCTATGTGGGAATGAAGTCGCGCGGCGTTTACGAGACGCCCGGCGGCACGATCCTGCTGACCGCCCACCGGACGATGGAATCGATCACGCTCGATCGCGGGGCTGCGCATCTGAAGGATGAACTGATGCCGCGCTATGCGGAGCTGATCTATTTCGGCTTCTGGTACTCGCCGGAGCGCGAAATGCTGCAGGCGGCGATCGACAAGAGCCAGGAGCATGTCGAGGGCGAAGTGACGCTGAAGCTCTACAAGGGCAATGTCATGGTCATCGGCCGCGAAAGCCCGAAGTCGCTTTATTCCGACAAGCTGGTCACCTTCGAGGACGACCAGGGCGCCTACGACCAAAAGGATGCAGCCGGCTTCATCAAGCTCAACGCCCTGCGCCTGCGCACGCTCGGCAAGCGCAACCTGTCGAACTGA
- a CDS encoding type II toxin-antitoxin system RelE/ParE family toxin, which yields MPDRQRQFRLLPKARRDLDGIFRYTLEKWSLQQANDYYRRLTSCFPELARGARQGRNIDHIITGYFILPFESHFIVYKADARTVTIIRILHQRMNITAHLR from the coding sequence ATGCCCGATAGGCAACGCCAATTTCGGCTTCTGCCGAAGGCACGCCGGGATCTGGACGGAATTTTCAGATACACGCTCGAAAAATGGTCGCTTCAGCAAGCCAATGACTACTACAGGCGGCTGACATCATGCTTCCCAGAACTGGCGCGTGGCGCCAGGCAGGGCCGCAATATTGACCACATAATCACCGGCTATTTCATTCTTCCGTTCGAATCGCATTTCATCGTTTACAAAGCCGATGCCCGCACCGTCACAATCATTCGTATCCTGCATCAACGTATGAATATTACTGCGCATCTGCGCTGA
- a CDS encoding type II toxin-antitoxin system ParD family antitoxin, translating to MSKLKSVTLDEQMEDFVDEQVNDGHFASPSAVIDAGLRLLREQAEINAIRAAIIEGEQSGQAEPFDAEDFLSEMHRKHAR from the coding sequence ATGTCTAAACTCAAGTCTGTCACGCTGGATGAACAGATGGAGGATTTCGTCGACGAACAGGTGAACGATGGCCACTTTGCTTCCCCAAGCGCTGTCATCGACGCCGGGTTGAGGCTTCTACGCGAGCAAGCAGAAATCAATGCCATCCGTGCTGCCATCATCGAAGGGGAGCAATCGGGCCAGGCCGAACCATTCGACGCCGAGGATTTTCTGAGCGAAATGCATCGTAAACATGCCCGATAG
- a CDS encoding SDR family NAD(P)-dependent oxidoreductase: MANIEEVFKSSNVAVITGGASGIGLAAAKNFAARGMSVVLADLGGDQLAKAKEEIIALSNGSDEHVMAIETDVSDKESLDALERTVIQRFGRVHVLMNNAGIGPETSIFSPQAGWDNILGVNLMGVINGTRTFGQHMIGHGEPGMIINTGSKQGITTPPGNPAYNVSKAGVKAFTEALQHELRNTERCRITAHLLIPGFVYTPLTKGDRTERPAAAWTPEQTVDFMMQSLERDDFYILCPDNDVPRSLDEKRILWAAGDIVENRPPLSRWHGGYDDAFKAFVAGKG; the protein is encoded by the coding sequence ATGGCAAATATCGAGGAAGTCTTCAAAAGTTCCAACGTCGCTGTCATCACCGGCGGCGCTTCCGGCATCGGCCTCGCTGCAGCCAAAAACTTTGCTGCGCGCGGCATGAGCGTCGTCTTGGCAGACCTCGGTGGCGACCAGTTGGCAAAGGCAAAGGAAGAGATCATCGCCCTTTCCAATGGTAGCGACGAACATGTCATGGCAATCGAGACCGATGTCAGTGACAAGGAATCGCTGGACGCCCTGGAGCGCACCGTCATCCAGCGCTTCGGCCGCGTCCATGTACTGATGAACAATGCCGGCATCGGCCCCGAGACATCGATCTTCAGCCCGCAGGCCGGCTGGGACAACATCCTCGGCGTCAACCTGATGGGCGTGATCAACGGCACGCGCACCTTCGGACAGCACATGATCGGCCATGGCGAACCTGGCATGATCATCAACACCGGCTCCAAGCAGGGCATTACCACGCCGCCGGGAAATCCTGCCTACAACGTCTCGAAAGCTGGCGTGAAAGCGTTCACCGAGGCGCTGCAGCATGAACTTCGCAACACGGAACGTTGCCGTATCACCGCTCACCTGCTCATACCGGGCTTTGTCTACACACCCCTGACGAAGGGCGACCGCACGGAGAGACCCGCAGCCGCCTGGACACCGGAACAGACCGTCGATTTCATGATGCAAAGCCTCGAGCGCGACGATTTCTACATCCTCTGCCCCGACAACGACGTGCCTCGTTCGCTGGACGAAAAACGAATTCTTTGGGCCGCTGGCGATATCGTCGAAAACAGGCCTCCGCTGTCGCGCTGGCACGGTGGGTACGATGACGCCTTCAAGGCCTTTGTCGCCGGCAAGGGCTGA
- a CDS encoding LysE family translocator has protein sequence MDFLPSFATALTFVAASLLLAATPGPDMTLSISRALSQGKTPALFVVLGTSLGIVVHTMLVAFGISALITASPVAFTILKTGGAAYLLWLAVQAIRFGSKLSVNAVEEPKVSPLSNMASGFWVNLLNPKVIIFFMTFLPQFVTAGDPAVTQKLLFFGFLFISVGMPVNALVVLASDRLASWLQNNKKVLRGMDYTFAGVFSIFAAKILFTHAR, from the coding sequence ATGGACTTCCTGCCGAGCTTTGCGACGGCGCTCACTTTTGTCGCCGCAAGCCTTCTTCTGGCCGCAACGCCAGGCCCGGACATGACACTTTCGATCAGCCGCGCCCTGTCGCAGGGCAAGACGCCCGCGCTGTTTGTCGTGCTTGGGACCAGCCTCGGAATCGTCGTCCACACGATGCTGGTGGCATTTGGGATATCGGCCCTGATCACGGCCTCTCCGGTTGCCTTCACAATCCTGAAGACCGGCGGCGCGGCCTATCTCCTGTGGCTCGCTGTTCAGGCCATCCGCTTCGGCTCGAAACTCAGCGTCAATGCCGTGGAAGAGCCGAAAGTGTCGCCGCTGTCGAACATGGCGAGCGGGTTTTGGGTCAACCTCCTGAACCCGAAGGTCATCATCTTCTTCATGACCTTCCTGCCGCAGTTCGTCACAGCAGGCGATCCGGCGGTCACCCAGAAACTGCTGTTCTTCGGTTTTCTGTTCATTTCGGTCGGCATGCCTGTCAACGCCTTGGTCGTGCTCGCCTCCGACAGGCTGGCCTCATGGCTGCAGAACAACAAAAAAGTCTTGCGCGGCATGGACTACACCTTCGCCGGCGTCTTCTCGATCTTCGCGGCGAAGATCCTGTTTACGCACGCGCGATAG